The Bradysia coprophila strain Holo2 chromosome IV unlocalized genomic scaffold, BU_Bcop_v1 contig_81, whole genome shotgun sequence genome has a window encoding:
- the LOC119072187 gene encoding probable peroxisomal membrane protein PEX13: MTSENIYSSEMANNSGNFRNPTINEPRIFGGPYGMQTPIGTVRTSQPPPPLPPRPFQQQPSSYGSYGGVGSMYGSPYSSYGSGYGYGSGLNSFGGSGFGSYGGGYGSYGGYGGGGYGGGGYGGGYNRFGGNPMDPENRFIQIAEESSRPAFQSIESLVGAIGNIASMLDSTFFAITSSFRAILGVAANFGRLRGVFGQFWQSFAIFRGLTWLFNKILYWLRISKLDPSSLAFSEAFAAAQEGLDPNVKANERKPSAWPVLVFLGFIFTAPYLIMKLLGTVTSTALEETKNPRSWVNPIKAQVKHDFQATNQQELNLRSGQTIYIAPREIQNTQKLLNTGWVLATLDNQSSGIIPLNYVQGPQQVPAKPETVSSVAETQPTQPIQDVGQIVNDGNIPASDNSFPSLNSVMEKSPEDVMQQVFAEDM; the protein is encoded by the exons ATGACGTCGGAAAATATCTACAGCAGTGAAATGGCAAACAATAGTGGAAATTTTCGTAATCCAACAATAAACGAACCTCGGATATTTGGAGGACCCTACGGCATGCAAACACCAATTGGAACTGTACGAACATCTCAACCACCGCCACCACTACCACCCAGACCATTTCAACAGCAACCATCTTCCTATGGATCGTATGGCGGTGTTGGTTCCATGTACGGCAGTCCATATAGCAGCTATGGATCGGGCTACGGTTACGGCAGTGGACTGAACTCATTTGGTGGCTCAGGTTTCGGTAGTTATGGTGGTGGCTACGGAAGCTATGGCGGTTACGGTGGAGGCGGTTACGGTGGTGGTGGCTACGGTGGCGGTTACAATCGATTCGGAGGGAATCCAATGGATCCGGAAAATCGATTTATTCAAATCGCTGAAGAGAGTTCACGGCCAGCATTCCAAAGTATTGAATCACTCGTTGGGGCTATTGGGAACATAGCGTCTATGTTGGATTCCACATTTTTTGCCATTACCAGCTCGTTCCGGGCGATCTTAGGCGTTGCTGCTAATTTTG GTCGATTACGTGGAGTATTCGGACAGTTTTGGCAATCCTTTGCCATATTTAGAGGACTGACTTGGCTATTTAACAA AATTCTCTATTGGCTGCGAATATCGAAATTGGATCCATCATCATTGGCCTTTAGCGAAGCATTCGCTGCAGCTCAGGAAGGACTCGATCCAAATGTTAAAGCAAACGAACGGAAACCATCGGCATGGCCAGTTTTAGTATTCCTTGGTTTCATTTTCACTGCGCCCTACTTAATTATGAAATTACTGGGTACGGTCACATCAACAGCTTTAGAAGAAA CCAAAAATCCCCGATCATGGGTCAACCCAATCAAAGCTCAGGTGAAACACGATTTTCAGGCAACGAATCAACAAGAACTAAACCTTCGATCAGGTCAAACCATATACATAGCACCGCgtgaaattcaaaatacacaaaaattactGAACACCGGTTGGGTGCTAGCAACGCTGGACAATCAATCGTCCGGCATCATTCCCTTAAACTATGTACAAGGTCCACAGCAAGTGCCCGCTAAACCAGAAACGGTATCTAGTGTTGCTGAAACACAACCGACACAGCCGATACAAGATGTCGGTCAAATAGTCAACGATGGCAACATTCCAGCCAGTGATAATAGTTTCCCGTCACTGAATAGTGTCATGGAAAAGTCGCCGGAGGATGTTATGCAACAAGTTTTTGCCGAAGATATGTGA